From Ipomoea triloba cultivar NCNSP0323 chromosome 5, ASM357664v1, the proteins below share one genomic window:
- the LOC116018783 gene encoding vacuolar protein sorting-associated protein 32 homolog 2-like produces the protein MFSRIFGKPKEETNALTSIEKLNETLEMLEKKEKVLQKKASAEVEKAKEFTRAKNKRAAIQCLKRKRLYEQQIEQLGNFQLRIHDQMIMLEGAKATTETVDALRTGAAAMKSMQKATNIDDVDKTMDEINEQTENMKQIQEALATPIGAAADFDEDELEAELEELEEAELEEQLLQPATSAPAAPVRVPTGKQPARPAPKQQTEEEDELAALRAEMALS, from the exons ATGTTTTCTCGGATTTTCGGAAAACCTAAGGAGGAAACTAATGCTCTCACAAGTATAGAAAAGTTAAACGAG ACTCTGGAGATGcttgagaagaaagagaaagttCTTCAAAAGAAGGCTTCTGCAGAGGTTGAGAAGGCTAAAGAATTTACAAGAGCTAAGAACAAGAGAG CGGCTATACAATGCTTGAAAAGGAAGAGGCTTTATGAGCAGCAAATTGAGCAGCTTGGCAATTTCCAGCTGCGCATCCATGATCAG ATGATAATGCTAGAAGGAGCAAAAGCTACAACTGAAACTGTTGATGCTCTAAGAACTGGGGCAGCAGCAATGAAATCTATGCAAAAAGCCAC gaATATTGATGACGTGGACAAGACAATGGATGAAATAAATGAACAGACTGAAAACATGAAACAGATACAGGAAGCATTGGCTACTCCAATTGGTGCAGCAGCTGACTTTGATGAG GATGAATTGGAGGCAGAACTTGAAGAATTGGAAGAAGCTGAGTTGGAAGAACAGCTGCTTCAACCTGCAACTTCAGCCCCTGCTGCTCCAGTGCGAGTCCCAACAGGCAAACAACCAGCTCGCCCTGCTCCTAAGCAGCAAACAGAAGAGGAAGATGAACTTGCAGCTTTGCGAGCAGAAATGGCTCTGAGCTAA